The Sparus aurata chromosome 14, fSpaAur1.1, whole genome shotgun sequence region cctcgGTCCTTTCCTTGGGTACAGAAGGTGTCTCCAGCGTGGTTTTGTCTCGATCCAGGGTCAGCCGCTCTCTGCTCACAGCATCTCTGTCCTTCGCCACCAtcgccctctccctctccagcaccgccttttctctctctatcaTCGCCCTCTCCCTCTCTAGCGAGGCTCTGTCTCGGTCCAGAGCGGCGATCTCTCTGTCCAGCAcggctctctccctctgcagcaCCAGCCGCTCCCTCTCCATCACCTGTTTCTGCCTCTCCATCACCTGTCTTTCGCTATCCATCATGTCCCTCTCTTGGTCCACCTCTAGCATCATACGATCTATCTCCTGGTTTCCACCACGCTGCGCcgcagctgcctcctcctcctcctccagctcctcatcTCCGTTCAGGGAAACCTCAATCTCCGGCACGCCAACCAACAAATCTGCGTTTGAGTTCATCACCATGGACACCTTTCTCTTCTTGGGTTTGGAGGGTAAGTAATCGGAGTTGTCGCTGGGGTGCGCCTTGAGGATCGGGGCGCTGCCTTCCAGCCGACCCTGCATGGCGTCGTCCATCAGCCTGAAGTAAGGCCATGCTTCAGGGAACACTTTCACCCCATCTGGAGGATTCTTCAGCCcctgaggaggcagagagaaggagaggaatgGAGAAGGAAATCTGTCAAAACGCtgaaataaatttaaaaaacaacaacaacaaaaaactgcacCTTATATCTTTTCTTCAAGTTTTCCCATTTTTTGGATGCTTGTCTGTGAGTCATCATGTGCTGCAAGCCCATATGTTTCAGGATGGCCCTGAAAATACAGTCATGTTAATGTCACACTAAAACACAAGAGCTGAATCAATTAGGTGATTTATCTGTGAGCTGATCGACAGATAATGTATCGTCAGCTTTTATTATTATCTAATTATTGTCGCGGTTATTGTTTTCAAGTCACTGATTTCGGCTCTTGCATGTAAATATTAACACATATTTTTAACACATAGTATGTCATATGAGCTATGGGAACTCTTTCTCTATTTTCGACCCAAAGAAATCAATCAATTAGAAACTcatcttcaaaaacaaaatcattgtgTTTGGTATGCACAGGCTGTTAATGGGTTAACCAttaaaacaagcaaaaacaaagagggtggaaacagaaacagacatcaaaataagttgttaaaataatacaaataacattttcaaaacttaAATATGTGAcagaatgttaaaatgttacaaaaaatgttaaaatgtgagagacaaaaacaggcaCAGCCTTAATGTAGAACTTCTTAGTAGGACCGCAACTAATGATTGTTGTCACTGTCGATAAAGTGtcaaaaaaaggtggaaaagtctgtctgtgtttcttgaAGCCTGAGGTGAGGTGTTTTGAAACGTCTTGAAATTCTGTTTACACTGTATATGGGAGTAACAAAATCAGAAAGgattcacatttaacaagctggaatcagagaatattgttctccttttttctcGATAGATTTTTCAAACTGATAAACGGATGATTATGGTAGTTTGTGATGAATAATCAGTTCACTGTTCCAGGTCTACTTCCAATCTGAATGTAGAATTCCCCCATCATGGTACTTCCTTCCGTGTTCATGcatctgttttgtatttttacacaGTAAACTTGTCAGCATACCTCCATGCCCACAGTGAAGTGTTTCTCCTCCCAGAGAAGAGGTTTTTATTTGTAACCCTCAGCTTCACAAAGTCCTCAACTTCCTTTGAGCTCActaaaaagaatgaaagaaaacaggTAGTTAGAAGTGTAATACATGCAATCAGTGCTGGTTGTTTTGCAGCGAGCAGACTGTGATTCAGCCTTTAGTGACCTCAGTTGTCagcatttgttttaatatttaatgggaCTACAGGATACTTTGgctcttccctttttttctcaggTGAGACACCATCACCATCTTATCCTACCACGACATCACCCTGTTAGATGAACTTTGCAACAGGTGTTAGCTCACAACAACTCAACTTTTAGCCACTGGTTTATCATCTTGGTTTGATGTCGTGTCATTATTCGTTCGTGTACACTACAAACACAGCCTCCATTCTAAGTGGAGATCGGGCTGAAGCATGTTGTTGGGTGAAAAGCGTGCTTCTCGGGTACTTCCATCATGGAGCCTACTTGCTAGGTGCcctcgctaacgttagctagctccGTTAAAACTTGACGTTTCTTGCCGCCCGTACTTACTTTTATAAGTGAACTCCATGGGGTTGACTCTATCAGAGCCGTTGTTCGTGTAATCGTGATCCTTAAATTCCATTTTCCCTATTTATTTGTtcgtccttttttttcctcaagtaCCCTTCGTAGGAAAAGGTCGCTCGGTCGTTACGGCTCCAGAAGGACCCTATGTTCTTCTTCGCGTGTTTTTACCAGAGCGCCCTCAACGCCCTCTGTGTACGGGGTGGCGCCAACGGTGGAATGAGCTCACTACCGCCAACCAGCGTTGTGGTTGTTTCGTGTACTCCAGCTTCTTGTTATCAGACTGCAGTTTTTAGTGTTTTCCACCCTGTTTTTCTGGTCTTATAATTGATTActaaatttaatttgtttattctttgattgatttgtatatttttttacatcaccCATACAATTATGACCTTTTTATAGACAGTGTGTGCTGTTTACcatgtatacatatatttatatttatgtatgtttatgtttacTTAGCTCTGTTTagctttgttttgcttctttcaGTTATATGTCTGTGTTTATCATCAAGTACactgtcatttatttatatttattttaattcaactaaaattaaactttaatacAGACTCAGGGTCCGGATAAAAGACATTCCACAGAATGAATTACATAATGAATCACAATAAAAGATCTTATAGTATATATTAGTGTGTTGCAGAGACAGCTGTAATAACCAGGATGATTTCATTTTCAGAGAAATTAAGACAAAAGACAAGAGATACAATTTAAACATGAGTTTTTCTTAAAACACCAATAAACTCCTGCACTCCTTAacttaataaaaataataataatgactttacttatatatatttttaagtcGTTTACAGAGAGAAATTGAGAAATTCTAGATGaaagataaacaaacaacagtACAATTCATACAGTAATACAATAATAGAGATAATTAAATGTGTTCAGGAATTGGGGGATTTATAAAGCCCATGATTGAGGGAGTTGTTGCTCTGAGGCACTTCAGCAGAGCCAGCCTCTTGGCAGACAGCAGCTGTGGGTGGGGCAGCAGTTTATCTGAAAAATAGAATCATGAAACGAAAGTAGGCTGTTGCAAACCAAAGAATGGCGACTGCTCACCGTAAGTACTCTCTAAACGCTAAATACTGCTGCGCTTTGTTATTTATCTGCGGTGTTAAATTCATTGTGAACACTTCCTCCTGGTTTCCCTTCATAATAAGAGCTGTTTGTGTccactgtgtgtctgtttatgtgtttatttacatgAGACATTCAGAGACGGATCTTTATATCGAACCAAAACTCAACATAAGTGTTGATATTAGTGGGAGGAAACGATGGAAATGGTGCAGTAATGTGTGCAAGTGTTCTGTACACATTAATCATTTAATGTTACCGTGATTACTTGGATAACTCtaaaactttcactttcgtttctttaaaaatggagctctcgctctctctctctctctctctctctgcaggatcTACTTACAACTACTAATAGACCGACATCAATATAGTGGGTTTAAAATCACGCTTTACTGTAATATCTCATTGACGTGGTGTTAAATTGAAGGTGCCCTCATTAGCTTTTTATTTCTCAAGTATTTTCCAACCAGGTAGATCATGACCATGCAGTCAAAAACTAAAACTTGTAATTgcccagcagggggcagcagatCAACTGTACATGCACCAGAGAGAATATCATGTGTGTTCGGGGAACTGTAGAAGAAATCCAATCTCAGAACTGAAATATTTgtaatattaatgaggcaatgATACAAACTCGGAGATATTAATTTTAATCATAAGTAAATCAACAAGccgttctcagaggaaaataaggtcttctatcttttttctgtttgaggctggaaaggtggcagggtccgccacatgtaaacaaagggAACCCCTATGATATTGTGATGTCCTTAAATGTCATTtacactgtagctgctgagcttaAAAGGCTTTCCTAAACACTTGACATTCCAGAGTCTGAAGAGGAAAACATCTCTGAGGCGGAGTCTGACGTCAGCGATGAGTCAGACAGCGAGTCAGACGGATCAGAAGGGGAAAGCGATTCTCAGGTTTGTTTCTGGACGGGGAACATTTATGAGAACACAGCTATAACTACATCTACCTCATTCAAAcatattctgtgtttttctttcaaagtCTCCTGTGAGACAGCCCTGCAGGTATTACAACGCCAAAGGTGGCTGCCGGGACGGCGCCAGGTGCTCGTACCTGCACGTCTGCAAGTACTCGCTGACAGAAAGTTGTCGCTACGGGTCTAAATGTAAGCTGAACCACGACACAGCGTCCTCTGACGTCAGAGACGGGGCTTCACACCAGACAAGTGATGAGGAGGAGACTGAAGGTTAGATGGATGGTCTTTACTTCTGATCCACATCTTAATTTCAAAACATTTACACTTTAAACTCCATAAATCATCAGACTAAATATGCATTTGATAATATACTGTACACTTTGAATAGTTaacatatttttcttctgtctACTCTGAACATTTGACCAGTTTGCTCCAAATGGGTAGAAGTTGGATACAATACTGGATACAattttaaacagtttaaagTTTACATCTTGAAATGTTGCCTCTTCACTAGATGTTTAATTTGGACCCCTGTTGTAATCAGCCAGCAAAGTCTCTATTATAACAAATGCAAGGTTGAAAAAAGACAGTGTAAAGTCAGAGGTCTGTGCTtatgacaaacagacaaaccatCACTGATATCTGCgagtttcacattttattttgagacAGCATGACGGTAGTTTTATATCCAGTTTGTGCTTTTTACCTGTTGGTCCGGTTTGAAACATGATGGATACAGATGTTAGATTAGATAACTTAAAGCTGCTCTCTTTATTTTGCCGCCACGGGACAGtgagacaaaccaacaaaacaaaatatctttatattttttacatcaTAACCTCATAACGTTGATTTGATTAGTGTTTTCGATTTTAAATTTTATTGATCGACAACGCTGTGCTCATGgtctggttaagtttaggcagaAGAAGCACTTGGTtggggttaggaaaagattatgttttggcttttctggttctgttgtcactaacacagctggaaaatgtcctgacaacTTGTTCAGAATATTGTTTTTGGATGCAGAATGTCCTGAAGTGTTGTCTACCTCATAAGAAAAGAGATTTTTTAATTACAGCAAACACAATTGGAAGATGTGCTGACATCTCGTTAtcaatatccagtggtttcatgcatttaaatgttctctgtgggttcatcaTGAATGCCATCACCTGTCAGAGTCCAGAAATAAgtgattagtgcagctttaatgccctttaacaaataaataattatctcaatttgtgtttttcagcacCAAAAACTCATTGTTGTGTATTTATTCCATCCAGTCCTGCAGCTGACTGATGGCCGATACTACCAGTGGCAGCTGAACGACGGACATGGCTGGAAGAACATCGATAACGATCACGTCATTGAGGCCCAGTACTGCCTGCCCCACAGCAAAAGCATCAAAATCTACAACACACCATGCGGGTAAGAACACACGTTTAAACGTTGACGGGAACTGGCTGATTATTGATCTAACCCTCAGTCTGCCTCTACAGGGCGGTCAGTATCGATTTCAACAGGATGAAGGTGATTGGGAAAGATCTAAAGGTGAGACGGCTGGACGATGGGAACACGGTGTGGCTCTGGTACTGCACCCTGCGTCGGAAGTGGCACAAGTACGGAGACAAGGTAGATGGAGTGTGATGCGAGTTTTTTAC contains the following coding sequences:
- the LOC115595417 gene encoding uncharacterized protein LOC115595417 isoform X2 → MATAHQSEEENISEAESDVSDESDSESDGSEGESDSQSPVRQPCRYYNAKGGCRDGARCSYLHVCKYSLTESCRYGSKCKLNHDTASSDVRDGASHQTSDEEETEVLQLTDGRYYQWQLNDGHGWKNIDNDHVIEAQYCLPHSKSIKIYNTPCGAVSIDFNRMKVIGKDLKVRRLDDGNTVWLWYCTLRRKWHKYGDKDSKGNTNPVKCSDIERKFQSNPKSSFTFNIGSETLEIKFREMRQVGKKKKRKVTRRPSYRQQQAAAGVSQVTADLSSVSLGTKHKWQFEGDSGAWHDYKRRSGTQTECSATSEDIERKYQQNPNGSMVFKVKGHAYKLDFGAMKQTNLKTQRSRKIQRVMV
- the LOC115595747 gene encoding uncharacterized protein LOC115595747 isoform X1, whose product is MEFKDHDYTNNGSDRVNPMEFTYKMSSKEVEDFVKLRVTNKNLFSGRRNTSLWAWRAILKHMGLQHMMTHRQASKKWENLKKRYKGLKNPPDGVKVFPEAWPYFRLMDDAMQGRLEGSAPILKAHPSDNSDYLPSKPKKRKVSMVMNSNADLLVGVPEIEVSLNGDEELEEEEEAAAAQRGGNQEIDRMMLEVDQERDMMDSERQVMERQKQVMERERLVLQRERAVLDREIAALDRDRASLERERAMIEREKAVLERERAMVAKDRDAVSRERLTLDRDKTTLETPSVPKERTEGETEDGGQASDSDIMDRRERFLNLFEKLIENF
- the LOC115595417 gene encoding uncharacterized protein LOC115595417 isoform X1 is translated as MATAHQSEEENISEAESDVSDESDSESDGSEGESDSQSPVRQPCRYYNAKGGCRDGARCSYLHVCKYSLTESCRYGSKCKLNHDTASSDVRDGASHQTSDEEETEVLQLTDGRYYQWQLNDGHGWKNIDNDHVIEAQYCLPHSKSIKIYNTPCGAVSIDFNRMKVIGKDLKVRRLDDGNTVWLWYCTLRRKWHKYGDKDSKGNTNPVKCSDIERKFQSNPKSSFTFNIGSETLEIKFREMRQVGKKKKRKVTRRPSYRQQQAAAGVSQVTADLSSVSLGTKHKWQFEGDSGAWHDYKRRQSGTQTECSATSEDIERKYQQNPNGSMVFKVKGHAYKLDFGAMKQTNLKTQRSRKIQRVMV
- the LOC115595747 gene encoding uncharacterized protein LOC115595747 isoform X2, which translates into the protein MEGLKNPPDGVKVFPEAWPYFRLMDDAMQGRLEGSAPILKAHPSDNSDYLPSKPKKRKVSMVMNSNADLLVGVPEIEVSLNGDEELEEEEEAAAAQRGGNQEIDRMMLEVDQERDMMDSERQVMERQKQVMERERLVLQRERAVLDREIAALDRDRASLERERAMIEREKAVLERERAMVAKDRDAVSRERLTLDRDKTTLETPSVPKERTEGETEDGGQASDSDIMDRRERFLNLFEKLIENF